One genomic segment of Ehrlichia chaffeensis str. Arkansas includes these proteins:
- a CDS encoding DUF2163 domain-containing protein — MKNIDPELKQHLSSEVLTIAYCLQIILQNKKIIGLTNFDQNLIIDNITYETTPGLNIDILKYDAISGNSTKIETTINSNIIKEEEILSGLYDFATVKIFFVNYTNLTQGSAILFHGNIDKIILNNDKFTAEVKSTFNILSRNIGDLFSSSCRAQFCDNKCKLNKEAFTNIHSITRVVSNQEFECINLINIDNYYTYGSIVFITGKNSNLTLEIQVHNKSYIKLYTPTPYKISINDRFSIVAGCDKSFTTCSNRFNNGKNFRGEPHIPEIHF, encoded by the coding sequence ATGAAAAACATTGATCCTGAATTAAAACAACATCTATCATCTGAAGTTCTGACTATTGCATACTGCTTACAAATTATTCTACAAAACAAAAAAATAATAGGGTTGACCAACTTTGATCAAAACTTAATCATAGATAACATAACCTATGAAACAACACCTGGGTTAAACATAGACATATTAAAATATGACGCTATTTCTGGTAATAGCACAAAAATAGAAACAACCATAAATAGCAACATAATAAAAGAAGAAGAAATATTATCTGGATTATATGATTTTGCTACAGTAAAAATATTTTTTGTAAATTATACAAACCTAACTCAAGGCAGTGCAATATTATTTCATGGAAACATTGATAAGATAATTCTAAACAATGATAAATTTACAGCAGAAGTTAAGAGCACATTTAACATTCTATCTAGAAACATAGGCGACCTTTTTTCATCTTCATGTCGAGCACAATTCTGTGATAATAAGTGCAAATTAAACAAAGAAGCATTTACTAATATACACAGTATTACTAGAGTAGTAAGTAATCAAGAATTTGAATGTATCAACTTAATAAACATTGATAACTACTATACATACGGATCAATTGTGTTCATTACAGGAAAAAACAGTAATTTAACACTAGAAATCCAAGTCCACAATAAATCATATATAAAACTTTACACCCCTACTCCATATAAAATCTCAATTAATGATAGATTCTCCATAGTTGCTGGTTGTGATAAAAGTTTTACTACATGTAGTAACAGATTTAACAATGGTAAAAATTTCCGGGGAGAACCACATATTCCTGAAATACATTTTTAA
- a CDS encoding baseplate megatron protein TIM-barrel domain-containing protein, with protein sequence MSLIILSTIVNSVKESIEKFLLTEFSNIIHQDTQHNFSDSNIQTKHIPKINHLKIQTSSYGKMIPILYGSMRIAGNIIWMDKITINTNKDITVINNPNKKSTSHSSIQYTYHTSLAIAICTGHVKKISKIWVNSQPLDLDTITYRFYQGTEDQEPDPLILKLMGDAPAYRGLSYIVIEDFLLTDPKIPNFTFEVTAQSTNASYQEHITQKIKSIHIIPGSGEFAYDTKIQMKIFQQKIGKQYIPYGKAQQINNHSRHQKADALISLDQLQESLPNVQWISVIVNWYTDSLNIKDCHIYPAVEFKFDATTTPDNWHVAEINRETARQISQDNIIGGTINDKSLIRYIKELKTRGYKVLLYPTIIADIQEDSWIGNLTGDAEYISTFFNEQYNPFIKHYCNLTKDIIDAIVIGSSFIGLTRIKNHHNHYPAVDELIKLASYVKNQMGNNIIVTYAADWREYHSYNGYYNMDTLWSSKDIDVVGINAYFPLTDIPQPIDGFSEQDIINGWCSGEGYDYFYTNPETKQGKIPYTENNHQYSWKNIKKWWSQYHINPDNTITTWIPKLKKIWFTQYGFQSIDNCTSQPSVSIDYQYNKNPIFSKGHVNFHAQKVAINGTIKTWDNSDIVEQMFLWGWDIRPYPHFPELKNTWKDAKNWQTGYWIQEKLSLLEISHIIYDLLKSTGLQNNQIKIQNLHNEIDGYIITERQSTKSILNVLKDLYNFEIVEQDNTLAVIQENQLLLYNISSNDILSNDKNNSQKIIKTKASNLVHSINFMYINKNHEYNVSSQRVRIPNFENSTIQDIQVPIVLSDNQAKTIAENILNKKSNNKYNFYLTLPIKYVWLNTNDIIQVEYNHVLYKIKIINIYLENISISIEGVLYNSSLTTQHLIPDNDFNSYSDKYIIENPIHIFDFPCIHNIDNILYFAITRIKSVWEGSILYSYEDQDEHYKNVLSIDTEATTGITISNLGIGPIAIPDQTNKITIFLKTGQLHSIKSLFMDNSSNLALIGDEIIQFQNVKQIRENIYQLSYMLRGRFGTERHIDQHHKKELFTLLDNLPYLKINQSLINKSLIYKVVLKKSTSYAKQSTYTYYANNLKPLPVTHVKGNRDIYNNLTVNWVRRARINGEWNDNTDTPIDEKFESYDIEISDNQNIVKRTITVKDSTTFVYSAQQQKIDFNSIQEKINVTIYQNSYIIGRGIAYKTTL encoded by the coding sequence ATGTCATTAATTATACTATCAACCATTGTCAATAGTGTTAAAGAATCCATAGAAAAATTCCTTTTAACAGAATTCAGCAATATTATTCATCAAGATACACAACATAATTTTTCAGATTCAAACATCCAAACTAAACATATACCAAAAATCAATCATTTAAAAATTCAAACATCCTCATATGGAAAAATGATTCCTATATTATATGGAAGTATGCGTATTGCAGGTAACATAATATGGATGGACAAAATCACAATCAATACAAACAAAGATATAACTGTTATAAACAATCCAAATAAAAAGTCTACAAGCCACAGTTCTATACAATATACATATCATACAAGTCTAGCTATAGCAATATGCACAGGACATGTTAAAAAAATCTCAAAAATATGGGTCAATTCACAACCATTAGATCTAGACACAATAACTTATAGATTTTACCAAGGTACAGAAGACCAAGAACCTGATCCACTAATATTAAAATTAATGGGGGATGCACCAGCATATCGTGGCTTATCATATATAGTAATAGAAGATTTTTTACTAACAGATCCAAAAATTCCTAACTTTACATTCGAAGTAACAGCACAATCTACTAATGCCTCTTATCAAGAACATATAACACAAAAAATCAAAAGTATACACATTATACCAGGCTCTGGAGAATTTGCATACGATACAAAAATACAAATGAAAATTTTTCAACAAAAAATTGGTAAACAGTACATTCCTTATGGAAAAGCACAACAAATTAATAACCACAGTAGACATCAAAAAGCAGATGCTTTAATTTCCCTAGATCAATTACAAGAAAGCCTTCCAAATGTACAGTGGATATCTGTTATTGTAAATTGGTACACAGATAGTTTAAATATTAAAGATTGCCATATTTACCCAGCCGTTGAGTTCAAATTTGATGCTACTACAACACCTGACAACTGGCATGTAGCAGAAATAAATAGAGAAACAGCAAGACAAATTTCTCAGGACAACATTATAGGCGGAACTATCAATGATAAATCTTTAATTAGATATATTAAAGAACTCAAAACACGAGGTTACAAAGTATTACTATATCCTACGATCATAGCAGATATTCAAGAAGATTCATGGATAGGCAATCTTACTGGAGACGCAGAATATATAAGCACATTTTTTAATGAGCAATATAACCCATTTATTAAGCATTATTGCAATTTAACTAAAGACATAATAGATGCTATTGTCATTGGTTCAAGTTTTATCGGTTTAACTAGAATAAAAAACCATCACAACCATTATCCAGCAGTAGATGAATTAATAAAGCTAGCAAGTTATGTAAAAAATCAAATGGGTAACAACATTATTGTAACATATGCAGCAGACTGGAGAGAATATCACTCTTACAACGGATATTACAATATGGACACACTATGGTCATCAAAAGACATTGATGTAGTAGGTATAAACGCATATTTTCCATTAACAGATATTCCTCAACCTATAGATGGATTTTCAGAACAAGACATAATCAATGGATGGTGTTCAGGAGAAGGATATGATTACTTCTATACTAATCCAGAAACAAAACAAGGTAAAATTCCATATACTGAAAATAACCACCAATATTCCTGGAAAAATATCAAGAAATGGTGGAGTCAATATCACATTAACCCAGACAATACCATCACCACTTGGATTCCAAAATTAAAAAAAATATGGTTTACTCAATATGGATTTCAAAGTATAGACAACTGTACAAGTCAACCTAGCGTATCCATAGATTATCAATACAATAAAAACCCAATCTTTTCAAAAGGACATGTAAACTTTCATGCACAAAAAGTTGCAATAAACGGTACCATCAAAACATGGGACAATTCTGATATAGTAGAACAAATGTTTCTTTGGGGATGGGATATAAGGCCTTATCCTCACTTCCCAGAACTAAAAAATACCTGGAAAGATGCAAAAAATTGGCAAACCGGCTATTGGATACAAGAAAAATTATCCTTGCTCGAAATCTCTCACATAATCTACGATTTACTAAAAAGCACAGGGCTACAAAATAATCAAATCAAAATACAAAACCTACACAATGAAATAGATGGATATATAATTACTGAAAGACAATCTACAAAATCCATATTAAATGTACTAAAAGATTTATATAACTTTGAAATAGTCGAGCAAGATAATACGTTAGCTGTTATTCAAGAAAATCAACTGCTTCTATACAATATTTCATCAAATGATATTCTATCCAACGATAAAAACAATAGTCAGAAGATTATCAAAACAAAAGCATCAAATTTAGTTCATAGCATTAACTTCATGTATATTAACAAAAATCATGAATATAATGTAAGTTCACAACGTGTCAGAATCCCTAACTTTGAAAATTCAACAATACAAGACATTCAAGTACCAATCGTTTTAAGCGATAATCAAGCAAAGACTATAGCTGAAAATATTCTAAATAAAAAATCAAACAATAAGTATAATTTTTATCTTACATTACCAATAAAATATGTTTGGCTTAATACTAATGATATAATTCAAGTAGAATATAATCATGTTTTATACAAAATAAAAATTATAAATATCTACTTAGAAAATATCTCAATCAGTATAGAAGGAGTACTTTACAATAGTTCATTAACTACTCAACATCTTATTCCTGACAATGATTTTAACAGTTACTCTGATAAATATATTATAGAAAACCCAATACATATATTTGACTTTCCATGTATTCACAACATAGACAATATTCTATACTTCGCAATCACCAGAATTAAATCAGTCTGGGAAGGAAGTATTCTATACTCATATGAAGATCAAGATGAACACTACAAAAACGTTTTATCTATAGATACAGAAGCAACTACTGGAATTACTATTAGTAATTTAGGCATTGGTCCAATTGCTATACCGGATCAAACAAATAAAATAACAATTTTCCTCAAGACAGGACAATTACATTCAATCAAATCCTTATTTATGGATAACAGTAGCAACCTAGCATTAATCGGAGATGAAATAATTCAATTTCAAAACGTTAAACAAATCAGAGAAAATATATACCAACTAAGTTATATGCTTAGGGGAAGATTTGGTACAGAAAGACACATTGATCAACATCACAAAAAAGAACTTTTTACATTACTAGATAATCTTCCTTATCTCAAAATTAACCAATCACTAATAAATAAATCCTTAATATATAAGGTAGTACTTAAAAAATCTACATCTTATGCTAAACAATCAACATACACATATTACGCAAATAACTTAAAACCATTACCTGTTACACATGTCAAAGGCAATCGTGATATATACAACAATCTAACAGTCAACTGGGTAAGAAGAGCACGCATTAATGGAGAATGGAACGATAATACTGACACACCTATAGACGAAAAATTCGAAAGCTATGATATTGAGATTTCAGACAACCAGAATATAGTAAAACGTACAATTACAGTCAAAGACAGTACAACATTTGTATATTCTGCCCAACAACAGAAAATAGATTTTAATTCAATACAAGAGAAAATAAATGTGACAATATACCAAAACTCTTACATCATAGGAAGAGGGATAGCTTATAAAACTACTTTGTAA
- the miaB gene encoding tRNA (N6-isopentenyl adenosine(37)-C2)-methylthiotransferase MiaB, producing MQGLYIKSYGCQMNVYDSLIMENIIKPLGFTVVNEPSEANIVILNTCHIREKASEKLYSELGKMRKIQETKDLTIVVAGCVAQAEGEQIFARAPFVDIVVGPQSIHTLPELIIKARRMKKQVINIDFPIISKFDAIPVEEYTKNQEVSAFISVQEGCNKFCTFCVVPYTRGEEYSRTVEAIFNEALVLSDSGVKEITLIGQNVNAYHGTYKGCEWDLGKLIQYLAKIPNIERIRYTTSHPRDMHQSLYEAHRSETKLMPFVHLPIQSGSDRILKKMNRKHTAEEYIDIINNLRKQRPDIAFSSDFIVGFPGETEEDFEHTMKLVQEVNFSQAYSFKYSPRPGTPSAEYPNQIPEEIKSQRIFRLQELLREQQLAFNRNMIGQTCSVLFNNKKGKFDNQIIGKTEYMQSCYINTDNTNQFYNSILPIKIIDAYQNSVTGIVVN from the coding sequence ATGCAAGGTTTATACATCAAGTCATATGGCTGTCAAATGAACGTTTATGACTCTCTAATCATGGAAAATATAATAAAACCCCTTGGATTCACTGTAGTGAATGAGCCATCTGAAGCAAATATTGTAATATTAAATACGTGTCATATTAGAGAGAAAGCTTCTGAAAAGCTATATTCAGAGCTAGGTAAAATGAGAAAAATACAAGAAACAAAAGACTTAACTATAGTAGTTGCTGGATGTGTAGCACAAGCTGAAGGAGAACAAATATTTGCAAGAGCTCCATTTGTTGATATAGTGGTAGGTCCTCAAAGTATACATACACTTCCCGAACTTATTATAAAAGCTCGTAGGATGAAAAAACAAGTTATCAATATTGATTTCCCTATAATTTCAAAATTTGATGCAATACCAGTAGAAGAGTACACAAAAAATCAAGAAGTTTCTGCTTTTATTTCAGTACAAGAAGGATGTAATAAGTTTTGTACATTCTGTGTAGTACCTTATACACGTGGTGAAGAATACTCAAGAACTGTAGAAGCAATATTTAACGAAGCACTTGTTTTATCAGATTCTGGAGTAAAGGAAATAACCCTAATTGGACAGAATGTAAATGCATACCACGGAACATATAAAGGATGTGAATGGGATTTAGGAAAATTAATTCAGTATCTTGCAAAAATACCAAATATAGAACGTATAAGATATACCACATCACATCCACGTGACATGCACCAATCTCTATATGAAGCACATAGATCTGAGACAAAACTAATGCCATTCGTTCACCTACCAATACAATCAGGCTCAGATAGAATACTAAAAAAAATGAATAGAAAACATACTGCTGAAGAATATATAGATATTATCAATAATTTAAGAAAACAACGCCCTGACATTGCTTTTTCATCTGATTTCATAGTTGGATTTCCAGGAGAAACAGAAGAAGATTTTGAACATACAATGAAATTAGTACAAGAAGTAAACTTTTCACAGGCATATAGTTTTAAATATAGTCCAAGACCAGGGACACCTAGTGCAGAATACCCAAATCAAATACCAGAAGAAATAAAATCTCAGCGTATTTTTAGATTACAAGAATTATTAAGAGAACAGCAGCTTGCTTTTAATAGAAACATGATTGGTCAAACTTGTTCTGTATTGTTTAATAATAAGAAAGGAAAATTTGATAATCAAATAATAGGTAAAACTGAATATATGCAATCCTGCTACATTAACACAGATAATACCAATCAATTTTATAATAGTATATTACCTATTAAAATAATAGACGCTTATCAAAATAGCGTAACCGGCATAGTTGTTAATTGA
- a CDS encoding MFS transporter has translation MCFYPILNWIIGVLVLICGSNFQIAYAIVNSYVGEDLNLNVAQTALAASIHMWCFSIFQLFTGSILDCYNEKKVLSISVILTSIGTFLFAHADYTICFFVSQIFLALGASFGFVGAGYISYKFFSPLKSGIMFGLVQTVYSLSSLLMEYIYTYLTLSGLSWRDIIRYIEYAEIIILIFTLFLKNSTKSTYLVKSGNTNIIKLLLQVFKHIVEILQVRNIWLFTVVGSSMFGVFLSIAILWGQKLLMAMNLSGYYAGVIHSVIWIGFAIGCPLVNAISNILENRKHVLMGFCLLQCISLSLLLYSSNLYFLCFLVFIFGCASGGHMLNFSIGTDVVDKDKVGTVCSLINGLMCIVGGVIMFLIGLALEYQNKYDIIHISFFMPVLIFLSFILLFFCRDTFCRIRVL, from the coding sequence ATGTGTTTTTATCCTATTTTAAATTGGATTATAGGGGTATTAGTACTTATTTGTGGGAGTAATTTTCAAATAGCTTATGCTATAGTAAATTCATATGTAGGTGAAGATTTAAATTTAAATGTTGCACAAACTGCATTAGCGGCATCAATTCATATGTGGTGTTTTTCCATTTTTCAGCTATTTACTGGTTCAATATTAGATTGTTATAATGAAAAAAAAGTACTATCAATATCTGTTATATTAACATCTATAGGAACTTTTTTATTTGCTCATGCTGATTATACTATTTGTTTTTTTGTATCGCAGATTTTTTTAGCATTAGGGGCATCTTTTGGCTTTGTAGGTGCAGGTTATATTAGTTATAAGTTTTTTTCCCCTTTAAAGTCAGGGATTATGTTTGGACTAGTTCAAACAGTGTATAGTTTATCTTCTTTATTAATGGAATATATCTATACATATTTGACTTTGTCAGGGTTATCTTGGAGAGATATCATTAGGTATATAGAATATGCTGAAATTATTATACTCATTTTTACGTTGTTTCTAAAAAATAGTACGAAGTCAACATATCTAGTAAAAAGTGGGAATACAAATATCATAAAATTATTATTACAAGTGTTTAAACATATTGTTGAAATACTACAGGTAAGAAACATATGGTTATTTACGGTAGTTGGTAGTTCTATGTTTGGAGTTTTCTTATCAATAGCTATATTGTGGGGACAAAAATTATTAATGGCTATGAATTTGAGTGGCTATTATGCTGGTGTTATACATTCTGTTATATGGATAGGTTTTGCTATAGGTTGTCCTTTAGTAAATGCAATTTCTAATATATTGGAAAATAGAAAACATGTGCTTATGGGTTTTTGTTTGTTACAATGTATTAGTCTTAGTTTGTTATTATATAGTAGTAATTTATACTTTTTGTGTTTTTTAGTATTTATATTTGGATGTGCATCTGGTGGACATATGTTGAATTTTTCTATTGGTACAGATGTTGTGGATAAAGATAAAGTAGGGACTGTTTGTTCACTTATTAATGGACTGATGTGTATTGTAGGTGGTGTCATTATGTTTTTAATTGGACTTGCTTTGGAATATCAAAATAAATATGATATAATACACATAAGCTTTTTTATGCCAGTGCTTATTTTTCTATCGTTTATTTTGTTATTTTTTTGTCGTGATACTTTCTGTAGGATTAGGGTTTTGTAA